A single genomic interval of uncultured Pseudodesulfovibrio sp. harbors:
- a CDS encoding hydrogenase maturation nickel metallochaperone HypA: protein MHEMSIMQSILGILHEEMVTHDGQRLKKVVIKNGALAGAVTEALEFAWEALTLDGECGDEFAGAKLEVIEVPLRVACGECGEVFSPAHTRCMPCPKCEALLGHDVLEGKELLIDSIEIDDPTDD, encoded by the coding sequence ATGCACGAAATGTCCATAATGCAATCCATCCTCGGCATTCTGCACGAGGAAATGGTCACACATGACGGCCAGAGGCTCAAGAAAGTGGTTATCAAAAACGGCGCACTGGCCGGAGCGGTAACTGAAGCTCTTGAATTCGCATGGGAAGCGCTCACTCTCGACGGAGAATGCGGCGATGAATTCGCCGGAGCAAAGCTGGAAGTAATCGAAGTTCCGCTGCGCGTGGCCTGCGGAGAATGCGGCGAAGTGTTCAGCCCCGCGCACACACGGTGCATGCCGTGCCCCAAATGCGAGGCCCTGCTCGGTCATGATGTGCTGGAAGGAAAGGAACTGCTCATTGATTCCATTGAAATCGATGACCCCACGGACGACTAG